The following DNA comes from Pseudomonas sp. Tri1.
CATGATGGTGCCGTCGGTGCTGGTACGCCTGCTGCTGCCGATTGCCCTGGTGGTGTCGTTCTACCTGTTCATGCGCGGACACAACCAACCCGGCGGCGGCTTCGTGGCCGGGCTGGTGATGTCGGTGGCGTTCATCCTTCAGTACATGGTCGCCGGCACCCAGTGGGTCGAGGCGCAAATGAGCCTGCGACCACTGCGTTGGATGGGCACTGGGCTGTTGTTCGCCACGGCCACGGGGCTTGGGGCGATGGTGGTGGGTTATCCGTTCCTGACCACCCACACCTGGCATTTCCACTTGCCGCTGCTGGGCGACATTCACCTGGCCAGCGCACTGTTCTTCGACATCGGCGTGTACGCCGTGGTGGTCGGCTCGACACTGTTGATCCTTACCGCCCTGGCTCACCAGTCGGTACGAGCCCATAAGCCGGGCCTGCAAGCCAAACCCGTCGCCCCCGTCAAAGGAGCCACCGCCTGATGGAAGAAGTCATCGCAATCGCTATCGGCGTACTGGCCGCCTCCGGTGTCTGGCTGGTGTTGCGGCCTCGGACCTTCCAGGTGGTCATGGGCCTGTGCCTGCTGTCCTACGGCGTCAACCTGTTTATCTTCAGCATGGGCAGCCTGTTCATCGGCAAGGAGCCGATCATCAAGGACGGCGTGCCCCAGGACCTGCTGCACTACACCGACCCGCTGCCCCAGGCCCTGGTGCTGACCGCTATCGTCATCAGCTTCGCCATGACCGCGCTGTTCCTGGTGGTGCTGCTGGCGTCCCGGGGCCTGACCGGTACCGACCACGTGGACGGCCGGGAGCCCAAGGAATGATGTTGACGCCCCATCTGATCGCCGCGCCCATCCTGTTGCCGCTGCTGACCGCCGCGCTGATGCTGATGCTCGGTGAAAAGCACCGCCCACTCAAAGCGCGGATCAACCTGTTCTCCAGCCTGCTGGGCCTGGGCATCGCCGTGTTGTTGCTGCGTTGGACCCAGGACCAGGCCCTGCCCGCCTCCATCGGCGTGTACCTGCCTGGCAACTGGCAAGCGCCGTTCGGCATCGTCCTGGTGGTCGATCGTCTGTCAGCGCTGATGCTGGTGCTGACCGGCATCATCGGCGTCAGCGCCCTGCTGTTCGCCACCGCCCGTTGGGACCGCGCCGGGGCGAGTTTCCATGCCCTGTTCCAGATCCAGCTGATGGGCCTCTACGGGGCCTTCCTGACGGCGGACCTGTTCAACCTGTTCGTGTTCTTCGAGGTGCTGCTGGCGGCCTCCTACGGTTTGATGCTGCACGGCTCGGGCCGGGCGCGGGTGTCGTCGGGCTTGCATTACATTTCCATCAACCTGCTCGCCTCGTCGCTGTTTCTGATCGGCGCGGCGCTGATCTATGGCGTCACCGGCACCTTGAACATGGCCGACCTGGCCTTGAAGGTGCCGCTGGTGCCGGAAGCCGACCGCGGCCTGCTGCACGCCGGGGCAGGCATCCTCGCGGTGGCATTTCTGGCCAAGGCCGGCATGTGGCCGCTGAACTTCTGGCTGGTGCCGGCCTACAGTGCCGCCAGTGCGCCGGTGGCGGCGCTGTTCGCGATCATGACCAAGGTCGGCGTCTACACGATCCTGCGCCTGTGGACGTTGCTGTTCTCCAGCCAGGCCGGTGCCTCGGCGTTTTTTGGCGCCGACTGGCTGGTCTACGGCGGCATGGCGACGATCGTCTGCGCGGCCATCGCCATTCTCGCGGCGCAACGCCTGGAGCGCATGGCCAGTCTGAGTATCCTGGTCTCGGCCGGAATCTTGCTGTCGGCCATTGGTTTTGCCCAGCCGAACCTGGTGGGCGCGGCGCTGTTTTATCTGGTGAGCTCGACCCTGGCGCTTTGCGCACTGTTCCTGCTGGCCGAGTTGGTCGAACGCTCGCGCTCGGCCAATGAAGCGGGCCTGGACGACGACTTCGACACGCTGCCGCGACCGCTGGAGTCCTTGCAACCGCCCAAGGGCATCAACCTCGACGACGAGCAGAAAGCCGTGGTCGGCCAAGTGATTCCCTGGACCATGGCCTTTCTCGGCTTGAGTTTCATCTTCTGCGCACTGTTGATTATCGGCATGCCGCCGCTCTCGGGGTTCATCGGCAAGCTGGGGCTGCTGAGCGCGTTGCTCAATCCCCAGGGGTTGGGGGCCAGCGCCGGGGCGCCGGTGTCGAACCAGGCGTGGGGCCTGCTGGCGCTGTTGATCCTGTCGGGGCTGGCCTCGTTGATCGCATTTTCGCGCCTGGGCATCCAGCGCTTCTGGACGCCACAGGAGCGTCCGTCGCCGTTGCTGCGGCCGTTCGAATGCCTGCCGATCATCGTCCTGCTGGGCCTGGGCATCGCCTTGACCTTCAAGGCCGAGCCGTTGCTGCGCTATACCCAGTCCGCCGCCGATGCGCTGAACAACCCTGAACACTATGTGATGGCGGTTCTGGCCACCCGCGCCGTGCCCAATCCCCAGGCCAGCACCGCATTGCCGCAGGTGCAACCATGAAGCGCCTGTTTCCCGCGCCGTGGCTGTCCCTGGCGCTCTGGTTGCTGTGGCTGGTATTGAACCTGTCCCTCAGCGCCGGACACTTGCTGCTCGGTGCCGCGCTGGGCTTGCTGGCACCTTTGATGATGCGCCCGCTGCGCCCGCGGCCCATCCGCATCCGGCGGCCATGGGTGGTGTTGCGCTTGTTCTTGCTGGTAGGCCGCGACGTGCTGGCCTCGAACCTGACAGTGGCCTGGGGCGTGCTGAACGCCGGGCGCCGCCCACCTCGCTCGCGGTTCATCAAGGTGCCGCTGGACCTGCGCGATGCCAACGGCCTGGCGGCGTTGTCGATGATCACCACGGTGGTGCCCGGGACGGTCTGGTCGGAACTGGCGCTGGATCGCAGCATCCTGCTGATGCATGTGTTCGACCTGCAAGACGAGGCGTCATTCATCGCGCATTTCAAAGCCACCTACGAGCGCCCGTTGACGGAGATTTTCGAATGAGCCCGCTGTTGTCCAATGCGATCCTGTTGAGCCTGTTCCTGTTCTCCCTGGCAATGGTGTTGACCCTGTGGCGGCTGTTCAAGGGGCCTTCGGCGCAGGATCGGGTACTGGCCCTGGACTACCTGTACATCGTGGCGATGCTGATGATGCTGGTGCTGGGCATTCGTTATGCCAGTGACACCTATTTCGAGGCAGCGTTGCTGATTGCCTTGTTCGGCTTTGTCGGCTCGTTTGCCCTGGCCAAGTTCCTGCTGCGTGGCGAGGTGATCGAATGATCGGTGAATTGTCGTTGTGGGTCGAAATCCCAGTGGCGATCCTGTTGGTGCTCAGCAGCCTGTTCGCCTTGATCGGGGCGATCGGCCTGGTGCGCTTGAAGGATTATTTCCAACGCATGCACCCACCGGCCCTGGCTTCCACGCTGGGCGCCTGGTGCGTAGCGCTGGCCTCGATCATTTACTTCTCGGCGCTCAAGTCCGGGCCGGTGCTGCACGCCTGGTTGATCCCGATCCTGCTGGCAATCACCGTACCGGTGACCACCCTGCTGCTGGCCCGGGCGGCGTTGTTTCGCAAGCGCATGGCGGGGGATGATGTGCCTGCGGAGGTGAGTAGCCGCAGAACCGACTGACAGATACTTCGAACCGGTACAGCTTTTGTGGCGAGGGCTGCGCCCTCCAGCGGGAGCAAGCTCCCTCGCCACAATTGTGATCGGCTGATGATTGAGTGGCTCAGGCCCAGGCCACCGCCAGCAACCCAGCCCCGAGTACGACGCACAACGGCGAGTAGACCCAGGTATCAAGCCTGGCGAAGGTCGAGCCTTTGACTTCCTTGAAAAAACCCACCAGCTCCGACTCGCCAATGGCCCGGGCGAACATCAGCAAGGCAATCGCGCTGATCAGCCACTGCAATGCCCGATGAGTGACCGGCGGCGCCAGCAGGCCAACCCGCAGGCTCACCAACACTGCAATCATCAGCAGCGCAAGCGCCACCAGCAGGGTCAGCCAGCCGGAGGGGTCGAACGCCGGTCGCAGCGCTTCCCCCTGCTTCACCGGCACCTGAGGCACCACTGCCTTGGCTGCCCATCGCCCGCCGAGGGCCCAATACAAATGAATCAAGCTGATGGTTGCAAACACTGCAACCAGCGACCGAGCCAATAAAAGCGTCATTCGCCAGCCTCCTGAGAAAGGTAGAACAATCATCCTAGCTGGAATTTGGCATTTCGCTGGGACCGGCGCAGATTGCCAGATCCCAGCCACTGACTCATTGCCCAGGATCAAGAGTTCTCCTCAACGCTAGAGACTGGCAGACACCTTGTCGGCCACATCCTTGGGCAGCCAGGCCTGCCAGACCTGCGGGTGAGCCTTGAGAAACGCCTCGGCAGCTTCACGGGGAGGCGTGTGCTTCTCGCTCATCTCGGCCAAGGCTTTGTTCAGCGGTTCGATGGGCAGGTCAACCTTGCTGAAGAATTCGGCAATGTCCGGGTGTTGCTTCTGGAACGGCGCGGAGACGCCAATAGACAACTTCGAGGCCAATGAACGGGTCGGCCGCGGATTGGGATTGTCGGCGTCGGTCAGGGTTTTCCAGGCCTCGGCATCGAACGGTGGCTCCTGCAGTTGCACCAGCTTGAAACGTCCGAGCAACGGCGTGGGCGACCAGTAATAAAACAGGATCGGCTTGCCCCGGCGGATCGACGAGCTGATTTCCGCATCCAGCGCCGCCCCCGAGCCGCTGCGGAAATTCACATAGCTGTCGGACAGGCCATAGGCCTTGAGTTTCTGTTTGTTGACCACTTCG
Coding sequences within:
- a CDS encoding Na+/H+ antiporter subunit E, with the translated sequence MKRLFPAPWLSLALWLLWLVLNLSLSAGHLLLGAALGLLAPLMMRPLRPRPIRIRRPWVVLRLFLLVGRDVLASNLTVAWGVLNAGRRPPRSRFIKVPLDLRDANGLAALSMITTVVPGTVWSELALDRSILLMHVFDLQDEASFIAHFKATYERPLTEIFE
- a CDS encoding Na+/H+ antiporter subunit G, coding for MIGELSLWVEIPVAILLVLSSLFALIGAIGLVRLKDYFQRMHPPALASTLGAWCVALASIIYFSALKSGPVLHAWLIPILLAITVPVTTLLLARAALFRKRMAGDDVPAEVSSRRTD
- a CDS encoding monovalent cation/H+ antiporter subunit D, which encodes MMLTPHLIAAPILLPLLTAALMLMLGEKHRPLKARINLFSSLLGLGIAVLLLRWTQDQALPASIGVYLPGNWQAPFGIVLVVDRLSALMLVLTGIIGVSALLFATARWDRAGASFHALFQIQLMGLYGAFLTADLFNLFVFFEVLLAASYGLMLHGSGRARVSSGLHYISINLLASSLFLIGAALIYGVTGTLNMADLALKVPLVPEADRGLLHAGAGILAVAFLAKAGMWPLNFWLVPAYSAASAPVAALFAIMTKVGVYTILRLWTLLFSSQAGASAFFGADWLVYGGMATIVCAAIAILAAQRLERMASLSILVSAGILLSAIGFAQPNLVGAALFYLVSSTLALCALFLLAELVERSRSANEAGLDDDFDTLPRPLESLQPPKGINLDDEQKAVVGQVIPWTMAFLGLSFIFCALLIIGMPPLSGFIGKLGLLSALLNPQGLGASAGAPVSNQAWGLLALLILSGLASLIAFSRLGIQRFWTPQERPSPLLRPFECLPIIVLLGLGIALTFKAEPLLRYTQSAADALNNPEHYVMAVLATRAVPNPQASTALPQVQP
- a CDS encoding Na+/H+ antiporter subunit C, with translation MEEVIAIAIGVLAASGVWLVLRPRTFQVVMGLCLLSYGVNLFIFSMGSLFIGKEPIIKDGVPQDLLHYTDPLPQALVLTAIVISFAMTALFLVVLLASRGLTGTDHVDGREPKE
- a CDS encoding K+/H+ antiporter subunit F — encoded protein: MSPLLSNAILLSLFLFSLAMVLTLWRLFKGPSAQDRVLALDYLYIVAMLMMLVLGIRYASDTYFEAALLIALFGFVGSFALAKFLLRGEVIE
- a CDS encoding DUF3995 domain-containing protein, whose product is MTLLLARSLVAVFATISLIHLYWALGGRWAAKAVVPQVPVKQGEALRPAFDPSGWLTLLVALALLMIAVLVSLRVGLLAPPVTHRALQWLISAIALLMFARAIGESELVGFFKEVKGSTFARLDTWVYSPLCVVLGAGLLAVAWA